One Aegilops tauschii subsp. strangulata cultivar AL8/78 chromosome 7, Aet v6.0, whole genome shotgun sequence genomic window carries:
- the LOC141027230 gene encoding putative E3 ubiquitin-protein ligase SINA-like 6 encodes MVVHEEGEIMQTEQDPTMELSKVSMDLTVLHCPLCLRPLTPPVYECKGGHLACADYRVERPGNQRQCQKCERGGGFNVRNAVVDSVLSSVRVDCPHEGCGLYVTYHKLADHQSVCPLAPCKCPVPVCGYEGPPPALYHHISTAHPMPVHRIQYGTVLQLQVPLSEPRLLLSAEEDRRVFFLVGGVLDIGAPIAVSVVCIRAGASPLPHYVAKLWANSLPGEPKGTTDTVKVEMEVTSSKDPGDVDVQELTFLTVPPKLLTGAKLVSLHIQIDKLTS; translated from the exons atggttgtgcacgaggagggcgagatcatgcagaccgaacaggacccaacgatggagctctctaaggtctcgatggacctcaccgtgctccactgccccttgtgcctccgccccttgacgcctccagtgtatgag tgcaagggagggcacctggcctgcgcggactaccgcgtcgagcgccccgggaaccagcggcagtgccagaagtgcgagcgcggcggtggcttcaaCGTGCGGAACGCGGTGGTGGACTCCGTCCTTTCATCGGTGAGGGTGGACTGCCCGCatgaaggctgtgggctctacgtcacttaccacaagctcgccgatcaccagagcgtgtgtccgctcgcgccctgcaaatgccccgtgcccgtctgcggctacgaaggcccgccgccggcgctctaccaccacatcagcaccgcgcatcccatgcccgtgcacaggatccagtatggcacggtgctccagctgcaagtgccactgtcggagccacggctcttgctgtccgcggaggaggaccgccgcgtgtttttcttggtcggcggcgtgctcgacatcggcgcgcctatcgccgtgtcggtcgtctgcatcagagcaggggcgtccccactgccgcactacgtggccaagctgtgggcaaACAGCctgccgggggagcccaaaggcacgaccgacaccgtcaaggtggaaatggaggtgacaagcagcaaggatcccggcgacgtcgacgtgcaggagctgaccttcttgacagttccgcccaagctgctgaccggggctaagcttgtgtccctccacattcagattgacaagctcacgtcctaa